CTGATCTGAGCAACATTTTTGAAATCAGCCGGATACCGTTTCAACTTGAGGAATGAAGAACAAAGAGTGACAGCCTTGCGGAAAGAACCTGACAGGTTCATTGTTTATTTTTTTCCAGGTAATGATAGTGTCTGACCAGTTTGAGGTAAAGGAAAATCCCAACAAACCGTAACAGGAACAGGTTGATCAGCCGTATATGGCTGTTCATCTTAACGCCATCTTTATTTCCCGTCATCCTTGCCAGGTTCCTTAATAAGAAACGTTTCAGATTTTTCCGGATCGGATAACTTGAAAAATAGAGCTGTATCCATTCAGTATAAAAGCCCCGGGGTGACAACCGTGTCGTTACCACGGCATGGGCAAAGTCGAAATAATCATAGCTCAGAATAATATTTTTCTTCACTTCGGAATGATACTTTGTCCCGGGAATTGGAGTCAGGATAGGGAATATAGGGCTTTTTAGATTGTTTTTTGTCACATAATGTATTACCCTGCTGAAGTCTTCTTTCTTAAAACCAGGATCGACCAAAAAGTGCGGGCGGAAGGGTATCCCGATATCATTCAGTATCCGGGCTGCCTCCTCATTGTTCGTAAGGGTGTTCTTCTTGTTCAAATCGTTCAGCTGATCATCGCTGGTTGTTTCAAACCCCACGCAGAGGTTATCCAGTCCGATCTCCCTCCATTCCCTCATCATGTCGGGATGGCGCGTGATGGTATCGGAACGGCAATAACCGGAATATTTTTTCCGGATATTCGCCTCCTTGATCAGCCTGCAAAGCCTCAATGCGTTCTCTGGATTCAGAAAGGTATTATCATCTGCGAAAAAGACCCGGGGAATGAATTTGGGCAGGCTGGCGATCTCATTGAAGACATCTTCGGCGCTTCGGATGATGATCCGTCCTCCGGCAGCCTGCCACACGCTACAGAAGGAGCAACGGTTAGCGCATCCCCTGGTCGTGTTGACAAGGGATGTCCGGAAACCCATATCGCTGTGGTATTTCTTCAGGTACCTTGCCACCAGGTCCCTCCGGGGGTAAGGAATATCGGAAGCTTTCAGATCATACCGGTTATCATTATGGAACAGCACTTTACCGTGGTCAAGTATTTCTACACCCTGAATCTGGTCGAATGGTTTGCCATTTTCAAAGGATTCAATATACGCGGGAAAGCTTTTCTCGGCCCAGCCAAGGAAGATGGCATGGATACCGGGAACGCGGAAGTCTACAGGAAGCATGGTTGCGTGGTGGCCCCCGACCACCTGAATCATTTCAGGATATCGGTTGTGGATATAGGAGATCAGTTTTTTTGCCTGGATGACGTGGATGGAATTATTTACGGTTATTCCGGCAATGACTGGATGAAATGAGGCAATCTGATCATCTAAAACCCTGTACGTATCAATCCTGAGGTCGAGTATGCTGACATCATGATCCGGCACAAGGGCGGCCAGGACTTCCAGTGCAAGAGGCTCGAACCTTCCCGGAGCAATGCTTGCCTTGCTGTTAGGAGGATGGATCAGGAGTATCTTCATAGAAGAAGGATTTGTTAAACTAATAGCAAATGTACGGTATCGATTAGGGAAAGGCAAATTTATCATTCACATCGAATGAGTGAAAGAGACACTAAAGGGGTTAAAACATTAATTTCGATAAAAAGGGTTGCAAAACAGGAATTTTAATTTTACCTTGCACACATATTTCAACTCAACGCTCATGAAGAAAACACTTTTATTTTTATCCCTGACGGTATCGTTTAACCTGTTGTTGCTGCCAAGGGCATCAACACAGGAGAACATGCGCGTCAACCTGAAGGATGGCACCGTCATCGAACTAGCCATAGATGACATCCGGAAGCTTACCTTCGATCTTAATACCGGTCTGGCGCAGCACGGTGCGCTGGTGCAACAGCTGCTGAAAATCAAGGCCTACCCCAATCCGGCCCGCGATCATGTTAACCTGGATTACGCCCTTGCTGTCAAAGGAGATGTTCTTCTGGAGGTTTACACCATCGGCGGGAGCCTCCGCCTGAACAAGTCCTTTGGCGAACAACAGCCAGGGGAATACCAGTATCGCTGGAACACCACGGATGTGCCTTCAGGCCTGTATGTTTGCAGGATCAGGCAAAACAATGAAATTGTAAGTGAAAAAGTTATTGTTAAAAAGTAAAACAGAGAAAATCATGAAAAGAATAACGTTAATCCTGTCTGTTATGATGATGATGTTGGCCAATCTTGCCGCACAGAGCCTTTACATTCACAAAACCGATGGTTCGGTGATCACGGTTCCGATGAACACCATCGACAGCATCACATTTACAGGCACGACTCCGGTGACCAACTATGCCTGGATGAACGAGATCTATTCGCGCGGAACCACAGAGGATCCGGATTGGATTGAGATTTACAACAACGGTGACAGTGATATCGATCTTACGGGCTTCAAGATCTATGATTCGGGCGGACAATCCGGCAGCAAGCCCAAGAAAGAGTTCCCCTCCGGGACGGTCATCCCGGCTGGTGGTTTTTATGTGATCGTTACCGACACGGAGGATGAGAGCGGATTCGGACTGTCGGGCAGTGGCGAGGAGGTATGGCTGGAGAATACAGCAAGTGAAGTCATTGACAATGTGACTTTCGCCGCGCTGGAGGAAGGGCAGTCCTATGGCCGATATCCTGATGGAACCGAAAACTGGCAGATCCTTTATACAGTTACCAGGGGTGCAGCCAACAGTAACCTGATCCCCTCCGTCATCGAGCTCAACGAGCTCTATTCACGCGGAACATCGGAAGATCCCGATTGGGTGGAGATTCACAATTCTTCTTCCGCTGACATTGATATCAGCGGTTACAAGATCTATGATCCGGGTGGAAATACCGGTACCAAGCCGAAGATGGAATTCCCCTCCGGAAGCATTGTACCTGCCAATGGCTGGCTGGTGATCGTGACCGACACCGACGATCCGGCTGGTTTTGGCCTTTCGAGCGGCGGTGATGAAGTATGGCTGGAAAATACCACGGGTGTGGTGATTGATTATGTTGCGATCCCATCGATGGAAACCACCCAGTCGTACGGGCGTTACCCCGATGGCGCTGATAACTGGCAGCTGCTGAACACGATAACAAAAGGTACAGCCAATATGCCGTAAAATGAAAACCAGTGCACTGCTGTTCGTATGCCTGCTTGTGGCCGCCATGACAGGCTGTCAGGATGAAGAGTATTATCCGGGAACCCTGGATAAGGTGACAGCCAGTATAGTCCTTTCTCTTGATTCATTGGACATCTCTCTGGAAACGGCAGCCGTTTTCCTGGCCTCAACCGATGGTGACAGCATCGCTGCCCGGGCAAGGCTCAAGGAGCTCTGCGAAGCTGTCTCCTTCACAAAAGAGTTTGCCTTCATCAACAACCAGGGGATCATGCAGGTGGTTGAGCCGTCGGCATATTATCCTTTCGAAGGCACAGATTTCAGCGACGATGATGAAATGATGGATTTGATAGAATTTCACACGCAGGTGTTTACTAATTTTTTCCTTGCCCGGGAGGGCTATCATGCAGTGGCAGATATTCATCCCGTTTACGACGCCAATCACTCGTTTGGAGCCATTGAGGGATTGTTCACTCCCCTTGATCTCCTCGACCGGATCTGTACTCCTCTGGTAAGCCCTCCCGCAGAAGTCTGGATTATGGAAAAAACAGGAACCGTGGTCTATGACCGTGACCTGGTGACCATCGGGCTTAATGTACTGACTGATCCTTACTACGATCCATTCCCTGAAGTCAGGACGGCGGGACAGAAAATTCTCGCTGAAGAAACAGGCAAGACCTCGTATACATTCTATCTCACCGGAACCCTTACACCGGTCGTGAAGCAGGCGTGGTGGTATACGATTCATCTTCATGATAACGAATGGAAGGTTATCTGGACGGAGCAGGAAAACCAATGAGAGGAGAGAGGAGAGAGGAGAGAGGAGAAAGGTCTATAATGTTGATTTTTGGAGCGGAACATATTATATGTCAGGGTCTTGATGATTAGTGACAAATACCTGTGTACTGTTTTATTCCTTTTTGTCTGGATGCTGATGCCTTATGGGCTGCTTCACGCCCAGGGTAATCAAAGCCAGACGGTCAGCCTTAGGCCCATCACCAGGCTTCCGGATGTCATTAAGGAGAGCTCGGGGATTGTAATCACCGGTCCCAATGAGATCTGGTCGCACAATGATTCAGGCAATCCAAACAAGCTCTATTGCTTCGATACCACAGGTGCCCTGATCCGTACGCTGGAAATTTCAAACGTCGCCAACATTGATTGGGAAGACCTTACCCGTGACGATGAAGGGAACATTTACATTAACGATGCGGGGAACAATGACAACAACCGGACGGATCTTGCCATTCATATCATTGCCAGTCCCGCATGGATCACAGGGGATGAAACGGAGGCCGGGTCCATTCATTTCACCCTCATGGACCAGAAAGCATTTCCTCCTCCTTCGTCCAATAAAAATTTTGATATTGAAGCTCTGGTATGGCATCAGGATTCCCTGCTCCTGTTCACAAAAAATCGCAGTACTCCCCTTAATGGTTACTGCAAGCAATATGTATTGCCGGCACAACCCGGGGAATACGTTGCCAGGCTGGCAGATTCGGTTTATCTTGGTTCGACAAACGATGAAGCGCGTGTAACGTCGGCAGCGGTGCATCCTGACGGCAGCGAGCTGATCCTGCTGACACGGACAAAGCTGGTCTCATTCACCCATTACACCGGAAATGAAGTATTCAGGGGGGAAAAGAACGTCTATCCGTTTACCGTGCCACCGGGCCAGACCGAGGCTATGGATTTTGTTGGGCAGGGCAACAAGATATATATCACTGAGGAAGGCAGCGGGGGTCTGAGCGGATACCTGTATGAAGTGCTTTTGCCAGTGAGTACCGGATTTGAGAGGATTTCCACCGTGGAGAGGCTGCTCAGGGTCAAAATATCAGGCGACCGGTTAATTCTTGAAACGGGGACATCACCTGTTGATTTTGATGAAGTCTGTCTTATTGACACAAGGGGCTGTGTCCTAAGAAAAGGATCCAATACGCATGTTCTTTCCCTGGACGGAATTCCTGATGGATGCTATGTGGTGCTTGCCGTGAAGGATGGCCGCGCCATGGTTGCGAAGTGGGGATATGTGTCGGGAAGTATAGATTGACGAACAAAGAACCAAGATTTTTGAATTCTGAAATGACTTCAAAAATCAAAACTCAACCATCCTCTGTTCGTAAATCACAACTTCCCATATAATTTTTCAATATGATCTTTGCCGTATTTCCTTTCCAGTTTCCTGACGATGAAGTGCCCTTTGGCCATATCCTGGAAATGATCCATGAAGATCGTATTGATGAGGGCTCCGCCGGCTGCACCGATGGCAGGGATTGCCTGGGCTGCTGCTTTTTCGGTGATCTGTATCCCAAACCGCTGAGATATGACCGCAATCAGCCTGACCAGCACGGGAGCACCTTTTTCAGCCAGCCCTCGTTCGACGACAAACTCCGCTGCCTCGGAAATTGATCTCGCCAAAAGAGCCCGGACTGCATAATATCCGCTGCCCGTGGCATCATCCGATCTTTTATTGCCACCCAGAGCAA
The DNA window shown above is from Bacteroidales bacterium and carries:
- a CDS encoding radical SAM protein, which gives rise to MKILLIHPPNSKASIAPGRFEPLALEVLAALVPDHDVSILDLRIDTYRVLDDQIASFHPVIAGITVNNSIHVIQAKKLISYIHNRYPEMIQVVGGHHATMLPVDFRVPGIHAIFLGWAEKSFPAYIESFENGKPFDQIQGVEILDHGKVLFHNDNRYDLKASDIPYPRRDLVARYLKKYHSDMGFRTSLVNTTRGCANRCSFCSVWQAAGGRIIIRSAEDVFNEIASLPKFIPRVFFADDNTFLNPENALRLCRLIKEANIRKKYSGYCRSDTITRHPDMMREWREIGLDNLCVGFETTSDDQLNDLNKKNTLTNNEEAARILNDIGIPFRPHFLVDPGFKKEDFSRVIHYVTKNNLKSPIFPILTPIPGTKYHSEVKKNIILSYDYFDFAHAVVTTRLSPRGFYTEWIQLYFSSYPIRKNLKRFLLRNLARMTGNKDGVKMNSHIRLINLFLLRFVGIFLYLKLVRHYHYLEKNKQ
- a CDS encoding T9SS type A sorting domain-containing protein, which gives rise to MKKTLLFLSLTVSFNLLLLPRASTQENMRVNLKDGTVIELAIDDIRKLTFDLNTGLAQHGALVQQLLKIKAYPNPARDHVNLDYALAVKGDVLLEVYTIGGSLRLNKSFGEQQPGEYQYRWNTTDVPSGLYVCRIRQNNEIVSEKVIVKK
- a CDS encoding lamin tail domain-containing protein, with protein sequence MMMMLANLAAQSLYIHKTDGSVITVPMNTIDSITFTGTTPVTNYAWMNEIYSRGTTEDPDWIEIYNNGDSDIDLTGFKIYDSGGQSGSKPKKEFPSGTVIPAGGFYVIVTDTEDESGFGLSGSGEEVWLENTASEVIDNVTFAALEEGQSYGRYPDGTENWQILYTVTRGAANSNLIPSVIELNELYSRGTSEDPDWVEIHNSSSADIDISGYKIYDPGGNTGTKPKMEFPSGSIVPANGWLVIVTDTDDPAGFGLSSGGDEVWLENTTGVVIDYVAIPSMETTQSYGRYPDGADNWQLLNTITKGTANMP